The sequence TTACTACAGTGTGTATTCCCTAGACCAGCTGTTCCAGCATTTGTACTCTGTGACTTTTGTTGACAATCCCATACCCTTGAGCATTGCTACTGATATGCTGACACACTGTAGCCTGGATTACCACCCATCCTTGCCATGTGGAGTAAGTTATGGATATGTGATTTTTAAGTGTGTTGTATTCTATAGTTTAATTTCTCACTACATAATTTGCATGTAGTAAGAAAGTGTAGCTTTTATGTGGTATTTTaagctttgttttcattttgtcttcATTGGTTTATTTGCTTTGATGACTATCTCACAataacttttcttattttctgttcttattaTAGTGGCACCAGATGTACCAAAAGGATGCAGGTCGATACTGCTCTTTATCTTGTGCAAAACGTTGGGTGTTTCACATTTGCGATAACATGAAACTGTTAGACACCTTTGGGATAAAGCCACAGGAGGGTAAACACCTACCCCATCCCATCCCAGCTTTTGGCATTGTGGTAGATGTTCCCAGACACACCTTTAAGgtaatatttaatgtattttagGCTTGTTTGCTTGGTGAGTACTGGTAGGAAAATTCCTAAGTTGTAGTTCTGAATTTTTTTCAGAGAATGCATTATTTACttttggtttatataaaaaaaatatatataaaaatgaagtaGTTAAAACTTTTGTAATTACAGGATTGCTCTCTAGAAAGTCGTGGTGCTAGTAATTCCAGGGTTGACAGATCCTATGTAGATGGTGCCTCCTCTCAACCATGGCAGGCGGTATGTGTTGTACAAGTAACTGCTATTCCTTTTGATGAATTTGctgaaaatgtttatatattattattgttattccatgGTGCATCTGTTATATGTATTTTCTGagaaattattttagttttatattcatggtatatatatatagggtacatATGCATTTACAGGTTAATTCTTCTGGAAGTAGAAGCAAAGGAATGCAGAATAAACCCATGCCTGAACAAAATGATGTAGGATTTTCTTTCACAAGGAAGACAAAGGTTTTGTATCCATCTAGTTGTGTGTTCTTGAATATGTTTCATATATCTAAGTAACCTTCactgagtaaagaaaaaaaaaaaacaatttcagatGAGTCTattaatgggtaaaaaaaaaagaactgattttttttttttttttaacttttacttttacatttactTTTCCATTGCCTAAATCTGGGATCTTTTCCATTGCCTAAATCTATGATCATTTCCAAGAATGATTATCAAGATCAACATTGCAGGTTGAGGCAGCCCCAACAGGAGCTCCAGCAAGAGCTCCAGCCAGACTCAAAGGATCTTGGAGTAATGCAGTTGCTTCCTCTTCTCCAAGAGCACCTACCATGGCAGCCTCCTTCTCTGCTTCAAGTGTAGACACCTCGTGTGAAGATGACTTCCCTGCTTTGGGAGCAAGGAATGGATTTTCAGGTAAGAATTATAGACTTCAGGGGTTTGGCAGTGGAGTATGTCTTTTGTtagtgaattataaaaaaaaatgaacagcctTATTATTAACCCCGCACTGTTGGGTAACAGGGTCATAAattctggtgatttctggcaatggaCAGACACTGGGCATGGGAAACTGCTACATCAAGCTGAACATCCTGTTCCACGTGCTCTGGCGCATCGCCGCGCATACAGGTGTATCCTGCAAACCAAGCCGGTATACATGACCCCTCTGAAATGGATTAAAATGCTGGAGTGGGCCCTGCACTCCAAAATTAAACTCATTAAACTGCTCAGGCAAGCCCCTTCCCTGGTGACTTCTTCCATGGGGACTGTGGCCTGATGCATCCTTTGTGCTACAGTTGCTGTGCCTAATGCTGGCTTAATCATAATTTATAGCTGTATTTATACACTTTGTTTCGGGAAAAATAGTGACAAACTGAACAGTTGCAATATCAAATTtcttattaaatgttttgttaatttaaaccTACTTCAGTAACATAATCATCTATATGTTCACGtaaatgcactttttttttagTGAGTGTGGTGCTTTAAGGTGAACATATTGATGCATGTGTTATTGATgaaagtttatataaaaagaaaaaaaattaagaaatgcaATTTTGAGCATTTTGTCTGAGAATACTTCTGGGCAACATAAGTCTTTAAgaacaaaatatatgttatttatgttgtttAGTAAAATCAGAgcctataatatattttgaatagaaTTTTAACCCATCACTGCTGGGTCATGTGTACCAGTGTCATAACAATCCGTGGGGTACGCCTGTACACACAGCGATGCGCCAGTGTGTGAAATGGGATGTTTGGCTTGATGTAGCGGATTCCCATGCCCAGTTTCTGGCTGTTTCCAGAAACCACTAGAGTTTATCACACAGGGATTTCTGTTACCCAGTGGTGAGGGGATAATAAAATGCTTGTGTTCATATGAGTATatacttaattatcattattggagGGCTTGGTTAGGGGTGCTCCCAGCTACCCCACATTTGTTTCAGCACTGTATGTTGATCCTGTAGGGCAAGCAACACGTGCAAAATTTTAATATGGAAAAATGTGAGGAGAAGCGGTTCTTGGGAAAGCCTACCTACTGAACCTACCATATATCTGGAAATCTTAGGATTTTATTACTGCATTTGATCAGCTGTTTTTGGTGAATTTATGTAGACATCTTGTGAAATTAGATAACTTGAGAACCAGTTCTAGCAAGTTGTAAAGAACTATCTTTTCTTCCTTAGAAAAATAGATTGGCCATATTTGATGGTGTTGGGTAATAAAGAGATTAATAGAAAGATgtttaaagtattatataatgtttagaATACTTTTACATCTCTAAAAATGTGACTATTAATTGGaatggatggcaagaatacatgctatgcccactgtcatataagtatatttattgtatttacatgtaGATAGCTCTGTaaatgcttagtcaccaaggagtcagttattaatcctacctatctcacctgtttaccttttccttgacttttggaaagggtcttttgtatgtTTTCACTGTCCTTAATGTTACcacaattttaataatttaatgattatatcatcaaaaacaataataacagcattgatatcacttgtattaaaagaaaaatgcattttccCACCAATTAAGGAATGAGGAAATTgggatcagtcactagggcctactgatagactccttggtgctGAGcatatgtggagccatctgtatatagcaaaattcacaaaaaactacaggggacagaacataaattcTTTGGTGGTTGGGTTGGCAAGAATACAATGCCATGCTCGCTGTAATGAAATTTCTCTTATTACCTTAACACATAGATGGCttagtgcttagtcaccaaggagaccgttattagtcttacctatctcacgtatttacccttttcctttatttaaaaaaatcttcattggtattattttatggtcttatgttattaatattttaataaccatttaataatcataatatcagtaacaataacaacaatgtcaGTATTAACCCATTGCTGCCGAAAAAATGCTGAGCTCACTCTGCActtagatggctctgctagtgcttacaaaggagtcaattagtagtctgtgaccttacctgatttcacctttccttgaattggcggaaaaaacatattttttactaatgctatgaatatcgatggtgtaaTTTTTGTTacaaacattataattactataatgttataaacattagtagcAGCAAACTAAGATACCATctgagccatctgtatgtaacaaagaAAATACATGGGACAGTTCATAAACTCAAAGTCATTGGGTTAAAATCTTTCATGCAGAAGTATCCACTGTATCCTGAGTAATCTTAAGGCATGTCCAGATACAAAGGCATGATCAGTCAGCATGCTTGAGAAGTGACATTAAGAGTGGGCAGACTACTGGTTATTTGTGAATGAATTGGTTAAGCTAATAGTCTGCCTACCTCTGGTGTCACTTGTAGGTTATGCTTGCCAATCAACTTGGAAAgattttgtacaaaaaaataatttaatgaatttTCTTTCAGGCAATAGTTGGAACTCCCCATCTCATAAGAGAGGCCAGAAGAAGAAATGATCTGATGGGTATTTTAGCCTATAATTTTTGGTGAGGATAAAGTATGGATTTCCCTAGTTCATCaggaggaaaatattttttaatttttcctccacTTTTAGTTATGGAAGCTTTATTTTGTGTATAGGTGAAGATTAATTTTGTTGTATTGCCTTTTACTGTTGGTAAAAGCTGTTGtcttccagaaaaaagaaaaaaaaatccatcaacatttttttttttttttgctactttgTTTCATTTTGATGTTGCTTTAGTGCTGTTTGATTTAACATTATTAAGCCTACATTTGAAAAGTATTGTATAAGTTCTGCTcccaatataaaaatgttttgttcTTTTTGATGCACTTTTGCAAACATAGAAAGTTGAATGGTTTGTGTTTGATGCTTAGAAATTTGGACAAAGCTTTGTAAAGAATAATTATGATTGACTTTATATTAAGAATCATCTTTTAGTAAGATAATCATGGGTTACAAGAATATTAGTCTTGTTTTTAGAATGTATTGTTTAGCTCATTTATATTACTAAATTCTTACTTTCTGTCAAGGAAATGGCTAATGCTATTGTAATTGTGCCAACCATTAATT comes from Penaeus monodon isolate SGIC_2016 chromosome 2, NSTDA_Pmon_1, whole genome shotgun sequence and encodes:
- the LOC119583393 gene encoding protein maelstrom homolog — its product is MGKKKHQNDFFFFMLEKRSEVEKRVGRVVTMAELPGLLYTDWKALPEEEKRKYKNMRGDKRANEKFDCRGIPLADLQQEEEKKKRKIEEMRSYIANNVSMLHSGNALHCGKFYIVCTSYYVLTEEGQYVPAEIGLVQFSLQRGITKEFHVILKPVIPLSYGYMAQVYSDANHMLLDEENTSGEEKDDVAVALKQFVQEENNRLPLLYTLEEEMLQADAILSGICGPDYYSVYSLDQLFQHLYSVTFVDNPIPLSIATDMLTHCSLDYHPSLPCGWHQMYQKDAGRYCSLSCAKRWVFHICDNMKLLDTFGIKPQEGKHLPHPIPAFGIVVDVPRHTFKDCSLESRGASNSRVDRSYVDGASSQPWQAVNSSGSRSKGMQNKPMPEQNDVGFSFTRKTKVEAAPTGAPARAPARLKGSWSNAVASSSPRAPTMAASFSASSVDTSCEDDFPALGARNGFSGNSWNSPSHKRGQKKK